Proteins encoded within one genomic window of Pseudomonas cannabina:
- a CDS encoding lipopolysaccharide assembly protein LapA domain-containing protein → MRIFKKVILSVAVLLVALATMVFVLENRQSVAMNFFGWSAPDLPLALPVVLALLLGMLIGPVFAWIASLRKKRTSTARSV, encoded by the coding sequence ATGCGTATTTTTAAAAAAGTCATTCTGTCTGTAGCTGTGTTGCTGGTTGCTTTGGCGACCATGGTGTTTGTGCTTGAAAACCGGCAGTCCGTTGCCATGAATTTTTTTGGCTGGTCTGCGCCCGATCTTCCGCTGGCGCTGCCCGTCGTCCTTGCTTTGCTTTTGGGTATGCTCATCGGTCCGGTGTTCGCCTGGATAGCCAGCTTGCGTAAAAAACGCACGTCGACCGCCCGCTCGGTCTGA
- the ihfB gene encoding integration host factor subunit beta has translation MTKSELIERIVTHQGLLSSKDVELAIKTMLEQMSQCLATGDRIEIRGFGSFSLHYRAPRVGRNPKTGQSVSLDGKFVPHFKPGKELRDRVNEDEEEGV, from the coding sequence ATGACGAAGTCGGAGTTGATCGAACGAATTGTCACCCATCAAGGGCTGCTCTCATCCAAGGATGTCGAGCTGGCCATCAAGACCATGCTTGAACAAATGTCCCAATGCCTGGCCACCGGTGACCGGATAGAAATTCGCGGGTTTGGCAGCTTTTCCCTGCATTATCGGGCACCGCGAGTAGGGCGTAACCCCAAGACCGGCCAGTCGGTCAGCCTCGATGGCAAGTTTGTCCCGCATTTCAAGCCGGGCAAGGAGCTGCGAGACAGGGTCAACGAGGACGAAGAAGAGGGCGTTTGA
- the rpsA gene encoding 30S ribosomal protein S1, with translation MSESFAELFEESLKTLNLQAGSIITAIIVDIDYQAGWVTVHAGLKSEGLIPLEQFHNDAGELTIKIGDEVHVALDAVEDGFGETKLSREKAKRAECWIVLEAAFAAEEVVKGVINGKVKGGFTVDVNGIRAFLPGSLVDVRPVRDTTHLEGKELEFKVIKLDQKRNNVVVSRRSVLEAENSAEREALLESLQEGQQVKGIVKNLTDYGAFVDLGGVDGLLHITDMAWKRIKHPSEIVNVGDEIDVKVLKYDRERNRVSLGLKQLGEDPWVAIKARYPESTRVTARVTNLTDYGCFAELEEGVEGLVHVSEMDWTNKNIHPSKVVQVGDEVEVMVLDIDEERRRISLGIKQCKSNPWEDFSGQFNKGDKISGTIKSITDFGIFIGLDGGIDGLVHLSDISWNEVGEEAVRRFKKGDELDTVILSVDPERERISLGIKQLESDPFSEYVTVNDKGAIVRGIVKEVDAKGAIITLADDIEATLKASEISRDRVEDARNVLKEGEEIEAKIISVDRKSRVISLSIKSKDVEDEKEAIQSLRSKPEVAESTGPTTIGDLLRAQMEKQN, from the coding sequence ATGAGCGAAAGCTTTGCAGAACTTTTTGAAGAAAGCCTAAAGACCCTCAACCTTCAGGCCGGTTCGATCATCACCGCGATCATCGTGGATATCGACTACCAGGCAGGTTGGGTTACGGTTCACGCCGGTCTGAAATCTGAAGGCCTCATCCCGCTGGAACAGTTTCACAACGACGCTGGCGAGCTGACCATCAAGATCGGTGATGAAGTTCACGTTGCGCTGGACGCGGTCGAAGATGGCTTTGGCGAAACCAAGCTGTCCCGCGAAAAAGCCAAGCGTGCCGAGTGCTGGATCGTTCTGGAAGCGGCTTTCGCAGCTGAAGAAGTGGTCAAGGGCGTTATCAACGGTAAGGTTAAAGGCGGCTTCACTGTCGACGTTAACGGCATCCGTGCGTTCCTGCCTGGTTCTCTGGTTGACGTCCGCCCTGTGCGTGACACGACTCACCTGGAAGGCAAAGAGCTCGAGTTCAAGGTCATCAAGCTGGACCAGAAGCGCAACAACGTTGTCGTTTCCCGTCGCAGTGTCCTGGAAGCCGAGAACAGTGCCGAGCGCGAAGCTCTGCTCGAGTCCCTGCAGGAAGGTCAGCAAGTCAAAGGTATCGTCAAGAACCTCACCGATTACGGCGCATTCGTCGATCTGGGTGGCGTCGATGGCCTGCTGCACATCACCGACATGGCCTGGAAGCGTATCAAGCATCCATCGGAAATCGTCAACGTTGGCGATGAGATCGATGTAAAGGTTCTGAAGTACGATCGCGAGCGCAATCGTGTTTCCCTGGGTCTGAAGCAACTGGGTGAAGACCCATGGGTTGCTATCAAGGCTCGTTACCCGGAAAGCACCCGCGTTACCGCGCGTGTTACCAACCTGACCGACTACGGCTGCTTCGCAGAGCTGGAAGAGGGCGTGGAAGGCTTGGTACACGTTTCCGAAATGGACTGGACCAACAAGAACATCCACCCGTCGAAAGTCGTTCAGGTTGGCGACGAAGTGGAAGTCATGGTTCTGGACATCGACGAAGAGCGTCGTCGTATCTCCCTCGGCATCAAACAGTGCAAATCCAATCCATGGGAAGATTTCTCTGGCCAGTTCAACAAGGGCGATAAAATCTCCGGCACCATCAAGTCGATCACCGATTTCGGTATCTTCATTGGTCTGGATGGCGGCATCGACGGTCTGGTTCACCTGTCCGACATCTCTTGGAACGAAGTGGGCGAAGAAGCCGTACGTCGCTTCAAGAAGGGCGACGAGCTCGACACTGTGATCCTGTCGGTTGATCCTGAGCGTGAGCGCATCTCGCTGGGTATCAAGCAGCTGGAAAGCGATCCGTTCTCCGAGTACGTCACTGTCAATGACAAGGGCGCTATCGTTCGCGGTATCGTTAAAGAAGTTGACGCCAAAGGCGCCATCATCACCTTGGCCGACGACATCGAAGCGACCCTCAAGGCTTCCGAAATCAGCCGTGACCGCGTTGAAGACGCGCGTAACGTTCTGAAGGAAGGCGAAGAGATCGAAGCCAAGATCATCAGCGTTGACCGCAAGAGCCGCGTAATCAGCTTGTCCATCAAGTCGAAAGACGTTGAAGACGAGAAAGAAGCAATCCAGAGCCTGCGTAGCAAGCCTGAAGTTGCTGAAAGCACTGGTCCTACCACCATTGGTGACCTGCTGCGCGCGCAGATGGAAAAACAGAACTAA
- the cmk gene encoding (d)CMP kinase: protein MKIKPPVITIDGPSGSGKGTVAGLLARRLGWCLLDSGALYRLLAFAARNHGVDLTNEEALKLLAAHLDVQFEATKGGQGQRIILEGEDVTQAIRNEQIGSGASQVASLPAVRDALLLRQRAFQEEPGLVADGRDMGTVVFPDAPLKIFLTASAEERARRRYLQLKAKGDDVSLSSLLDEICARDERDTQRAVAPLKPAHDAIQLDSTELSIEQVLERILSEIALRDIAG, encoded by the coding sequence GTGAAGATCAAACCCCCCGTTATTACCATCGACGGACCTAGCGGTTCCGGAAAAGGCACGGTTGCAGGATTGCTGGCCAGACGGCTCGGCTGGTGCCTGCTTGATTCCGGTGCGCTTTACCGGTTGCTGGCCTTCGCCGCCCGCAATCACGGCGTCGACCTGACCAATGAAGAAGCGCTCAAACTGCTTGCCGCTCATCTGGATGTTCAGTTCGAGGCGACGAAAGGCGGGCAGGGCCAGCGCATCATTCTCGAGGGTGAGGATGTGACGCAGGCGATCCGCAATGAGCAGATCGGCAGCGGCGCTTCGCAAGTCGCGTCCCTGCCTGCAGTGCGCGACGCCCTGCTGCTGCGCCAGCGCGCCTTCCAGGAAGAGCCGGGGCTGGTTGCGGATGGACGCGACATGGGAACGGTGGTTTTTCCGGACGCGCCATTGAAAATCTTCCTCACTGCGAGTGCCGAGGAGCGTGCGCGCCGCCGTTACTTGCAGTTGAAGGCCAAAGGCGATGATGTTAGTCTGTCGAGTCTGCTAGATGAGATATGTGCACGCGACGAGCGTGACACCCAGCGAGCGGTAGCGCCGCTCAAGCCGGCGCACGACGCCATACAGCTGGATTCCACTGAGTTGTCCATCGAGCAGGTGCTGGAACGCATTCTGAGCGAAATCGCGCTTCGCGATATTGCCGGGTGA
- a CDS encoding prephenate dehydrogenase/arogenate dehydrogenase family protein — protein MVEMISGLPARPVICRLVVVGLGLIGGSFAKGVRESGLCREVVGVDLDPRSRALAVELGVVDRCEANLAVACSGADVIQLAVPILAMEKLLGLLASMDLGNAILTDVGSAKGNVVRAARLAFGDVMPRFVPGHPIAGSEQSGVEASNAALFRRHKVILTPLPETDPHAVAIVHQLWAALGADVEQMQVERHDEVLAATSHLPHLLAFGLVDSLAKRNENLEIFRYAAGGFRDFTRIAGSDPTMWHDIFMANREAVLRTLDTFRSDLDALRDAVDAGDGPQLLEVFTRARAAREHFGRILASRARVETTAVDGPVARVRAGEGVSHAIKGPVDVASAVFFMVAVSISDGCDLLLDDVGISAACAGAVDILRLMGADIVLQNVRERAGESLADVHVRSARLKGADIPEALVPIALDMFPVLLVAAAFAEGRTILRGAQALQAEEAECVKLMADGLLALGIDVEQVLDGIIIQGGMPGGGEIDARGDPRVVMAFRVASLRASAPIRVHDCADAATVFPHFLALCAQVGMRVAQEDKK, from the coding sequence GTGGTTGAAATGATTTCAGGGCTACCGGCCCGGCCCGTTATCTGCCGTCTGGTGGTGGTGGGGCTTGGGCTGATCGGCGGGTCTTTTGCCAAAGGCGTTCGCGAAAGCGGTCTGTGCCGTGAAGTGGTCGGCGTCGATCTTGATCCGCGGTCACGTGCGCTGGCAGTAGAACTGGGCGTTGTGGATCGTTGTGAAGCGAACCTTGCTGTCGCGTGCAGCGGTGCCGATGTGATTCAGCTGGCAGTCCCGATCCTGGCGATGGAAAAACTCCTCGGACTGCTGGCGTCCATGGATCTGGGCAATGCGATTCTGACCGATGTCGGCAGTGCCAAAGGCAATGTGGTCCGCGCGGCCCGCCTGGCGTTCGGCGACGTGATGCCGCGTTTCGTGCCTGGGCATCCGATTGCCGGGTCCGAGCAGAGCGGGGTGGAAGCGTCCAATGCCGCGTTGTTCCGGCGTCACAAGGTGATTTTGACACCGCTGCCCGAAACCGACCCTCACGCTGTGGCTATTGTCCACCAGCTATGGGCTGCGCTGGGTGCCGATGTCGAGCAGATGCAGGTCGAGCGTCACGACGAAGTGCTGGCTGCCACCAGCCATCTGCCGCATTTGCTGGCCTTCGGCCTGGTCGATTCGCTGGCCAAACGTAACGAGAACCTCGAAATATTCAGGTACGCCGCTGGCGGCTTTCGTGATTTCACGCGGATTGCAGGCAGCGACCCGACCATGTGGCACGACATCTTCATGGCTAATCGCGAGGCGGTATTGCGCACGCTGGACACGTTCCGCAGCGATCTGGACGCCTTGCGCGATGCCGTAGACGCAGGCGATGGTCCGCAATTGCTGGAGGTGTTTACCCGCGCCAGGGCTGCACGCGAACATTTCGGTCGGATTCTTGCCAGTCGCGCCCGGGTCGAAACCACTGCTGTGGACGGTCCGGTTGCCCGGGTTCGCGCCGGAGAGGGCGTCAGCCATGCAATCAAAGGGCCGGTCGATGTGGCTTCGGCAGTGTTTTTCATGGTCGCAGTGTCGATCAGCGATGGCTGCGACCTGCTTCTCGACGATGTCGGTATCAGCGCTGCCTGTGCGGGTGCCGTCGATATTCTGCGCCTCATGGGGGCGGATATCGTGCTGCAAAACGTCCGCGAACGGGCGGGTGAATCATTGGCCGATGTGCATGTGCGTTCGGCTCGTTTGAAGGGCGCGGATATTCCAGAGGCGCTGGTGCCGATTGCACTGGACATGTTTCCCGTGCTGCTGGTTGCCGCAGCGTTCGCAGAAGGGCGTACCATTCTGCGCGGAGCGCAAGCGTTGCAGGCTGAAGAGGCAGAGTGCGTCAAATTGATGGCCGACGGTCTGCTGGCCCTTGGCATCGATGTCGAGCAGGTGCTGGATGGCATCATTATTCAAGGCGGTATGCCGGGTGGTGGCGAGATCGATGCTCGCGGCGACCCGCGTGTGGTCATGGCATTTCGAGTGGCATCATTACGGGCTTCGGCGCCCATCCGTGTTCACGATTGCGCGGATGCCGCCACAGTATTTCCCCATTTTCTGGCGCTGTGCGCTCAAGTCGGTATGCGTGTAGCGCAAGAGGACAAAAAGTGA
- the pheA gene encoding prephenate dehydratase, which produces MSEQELKALRVRIDSLDEKVLELISERARCAQEVARVKMSSLAEGEVPVFYRPEREAAVLKRVMERNRGPLSNEEMARLFREIMSSCLALEQPLKVAYLGPEGTFTQAAAMKHFGHAVISLPMAAIDEVFREVVAGAVNFGVVPVENSTEGAVNHTLDSFLEHDMVICGEVELRIHHHLLVGESTKTQSISRIYSHAQSLAQCRKWLDAHYPNVERVAVASNAEAAKRVKGEWNSAAIAGDMAAGLYGLTRLAEKIEDRPDNSTRFLIIGNQEVPPTGDDKTSIIVSMSNKPGALHELLVPFHESGLDLTRIETRPSRSGKWTYVFFIDFVGHHQDPLVKAVLEKISHEAVALKVLGSYPKAVL; this is translated from the coding sequence ATGTCCGAGCAAGAACTCAAGGCGCTTCGCGTCCGTATCGACAGCCTCGATGAAAAGGTCCTTGAACTGATCAGCGAGCGCGCCCGCTGCGCTCAGGAAGTGGCCCGCGTAAAAATGTCCTCGCTGGCCGAGGGCGAAGTGCCGGTTTTCTATCGCCCGGAGCGTGAAGCGGCGGTCCTCAAGCGGGTCATGGAGCGTAACCGTGGTCCGTTGAGCAACGAAGAAATGGCACGGCTGTTCCGCGAGATCATGTCTTCCTGCCTGGCGCTCGAACAACCGCTCAAGGTGGCTTACCTCGGCCCTGAAGGCACGTTTACCCAAGCGGCGGCCATGAAGCATTTCGGGCATGCGGTCATCAGTCTGCCGATGGCGGCGATCGACGAAGTGTTCCGTGAAGTGGTTGCCGGTGCAGTGAATTTTGGCGTGGTCCCGGTGGAAAACTCCACCGAAGGCGCGGTCAATCACACGCTGGACAGCTTTCTCGAACACGACATGGTGATCTGCGGCGAAGTCGAGCTGCGTATTCACCACCACTTGCTGGTGGGCGAAAGCACCAAAACGCAAAGTATTTCGCGTATTTACTCCCACGCCCAGTCGCTGGCCCAGTGCCGCAAGTGGCTGGATGCGCACTACCCGAATGTCGAGCGGGTTGCGGTGGCCAGCAACGCCGAGGCTGCCAAGCGGGTCAAGGGCGAGTGGAACTCGGCGGCCATTGCCGGTGACATGGCGGCGGGGCTCTATGGCCTGACCCGTCTGGCAGAAAAAATCGAAGACCGCCCGGACAACTCCACGCGCTTCCTTATCATTGGCAATCAGGAAGTCCCGCCCACCGGTGATGATAAAACGTCGATCATTGTCTCGATGAGCAACAAGCCGGGCGCGCTTCATGAACTGCTGGTGCCCTTCCACGAAAGTGGCCTGGACCTGACGCGTATCGAGACTCGTCCGTCGCGCAGCGGTAAATGGACCTACGTGTTCTTCATCGACTTCGTCGGCCATCATCAGGATCCGCTGGTCAAGGCCGTGCTGGAGAAGATCAGCCATGAAGCCGTTGCCTTGAAGGTGCTGGGTTCTTACCCCAAAGCAGTCCTGTGA
- the serC gene encoding 3-phosphoserine/phosphohydroxythreonine transaminase, translated as MSKRAFNFCAGPAALPEAVLLRAQAELLDWHGKGLSVMEMSHRSDEFVSIATKAEQDFRDLLSIPSNYKVLFLQGGASQQFAQIALNLLPEDGKADYIDTGIWSQKAIEEASRYGTVNVAASAKAYDYFAIPGQNEWQLSSDAAYVHYAPNETIGGLEFNWIPEAGDVPLVADMSSDILSRPVDISRFGMIYAGAQKNIGPSGIVVVIIREDLLGRARSLCPTMLNYKVAADNGSMYNTPPTLAWYLSGLVFEWLKEQGGVEAIGKLNDIKQRTLYDFIDASGLYSNPINKPDRSWMNVPFRLADDRLDKPFLAGADANGLLNLKGHRSVGGMRASIYNAVDLNAVNALLTYMKDFEKEHG; from the coding sequence ATGAGCAAGCGAGCCTTTAACTTCTGCGCAGGTCCTGCTGCGCTTCCTGAAGCTGTTCTGCTGCGTGCCCAGGCGGAGCTCCTCGACTGGCATGGCAAAGGCCTGTCTGTCATGGAGATGAGCCACCGCAGTGACGAATTCGTCTCCATCGCCACCAAGGCCGAGCAGGATTTTCGCGACCTGCTGTCCATTCCCTCCAATTACAAAGTGCTGTTCCTGCAAGGTGGCGCCAGCCAGCAGTTCGCGCAAATCGCGCTTAACCTGCTGCCCGAAGACGGCAAGGCTGATTACATCGATACCGGCATCTGGTCGCAGAAGGCAATCGAGGAAGCCTCGCGCTATGGCACGGTCAACGTCGCAGCCAGCGCCAAGGCCTACGATTACTTCGCCATTCCCGGCCAGAACGAGTGGCAACTGTCCAGCGACGCTGCCTACGTTCACTACGCACCAAACGAAACCATTGGCGGCCTGGAATTCAACTGGATACCGGAAGCCGGTGACGTGCCGTTGGTGGCCGACATGTCTTCGGACATTCTCTCGCGTCCGGTGGACATCTCGCGTTTCGGGATGATCTATGCCGGTGCCCAGAAGAACATCGGCCCGAGCGGCATCGTGGTGGTGATCATTCGCGAGGACCTGCTGGGTCGCGCGCGTTCGCTGTGCCCGACCATGCTCAATTACAAGGTCGCGGCCGACAACGGCTCGATGTACAACACGCCACCGACGCTGGCCTGGTACCTGTCCGGGCTGGTCTTCGAATGGCTCAAGGAGCAGGGCGGCGTCGAGGCCATCGGCAAACTGAATGACATCAAGCAGCGCACGCTGTATGACTTCATCGACGCCAGCGGGCTGTACAGCAACCCGATCAACAAGCCCGACCGCTCGTGGATGAACGTCCCGTTCCGTCTGGCCGACGACCGCCTCGACAAGCCGTTTCTGGCGGGTGCCGATGCGAATGGCCTGCTCAATCTGAAAGGGCACCGCTCGGTCGGTGGCATGCGCGCGTCCATCTATAATGCGGTCGATCTCAACGCGGTCAACGCGTTGTTGACCTACATGAAAGACTTCGAGAAGGAGCACGGCTGA
- the gyrA gene encoding DNA gyrase subunit A, which yields MGELAKEILPVNIEDELKQSYLDYAMSVIVGRALPDARDGLKPVHRRVLFAMSELGNDWNKPYKKSARVVGDVIGKYHPHGDTAVYDTIVRMAQPFSLRYLLVDGQGNFGSVDGDNAAAMRYTEVRMTKLAHELLADLHKETVDWVPNYDGTEMIPAVMPTRIPNLLVNGSSGIAVGMATNIPPHNLGEVIDGCLALIDNPELTIDELMQYIPGPDFPTAAIINGRAGIIEAYRTGRGRIYMRARSIVEDIDKVGGRQQIVITELPYQLNKARLIEKIAELVKEKKLEGITELRDESDKDGMRVVIELRRGEVPEVVLNNLYAQTQLQSVFGINIVALIDGRPRILNLKDLLEAFVRHRREVVTRRTVFELRKARERGHILEGQAVALSNIDPVIALIKASPTPAEAKEGLIKTPWESSAVVEMVERAGADSCRPENLDPQYGLRDGKYFLSPEQAQAILELRLHRLTGLEHEKLLGEYQEILTQIGELIRILNSATRLMEVIREELELIRSEYGDARRTEILDARLDLTLGDLITEEERVVTISHGGYAKTQPLAVYQAQRRGGKGKSATGIKDEDYIAHLLVANSHTTLLMFSSKGKVYWLKTYEIPEASRAARGRPLVNLLPLSEGEYITTMLPVDLEAMRKRADEEGEALEGELDDAENSSETEEERKARIKAADKKKAPFIFMSTANGTVKKTPLVAFSRQRSVGLIALELDEGDILISAAITDGEQEIMLFSDGGKVTRFKESDVRAMGRTARGVRGMRLPEGQKLISMLIPEEGSQILTASERGYGKRTAISEFPEYKRGGQGVIAMVSNERNGRLVGAVQVLDGEEIMLISDQGTLVRTRVGEVSSLGRNTQGVTLIKLASDEKLVGLERVQEPSEVEGEELEGEEAVDGGIADVADAQADDAGEDLQLDAAPDEDEPQN from the coding sequence ATGGGCGAACTGGCCAAAGAAATCCTCCCGGTCAATATCGAAGACGAGCTGAAGCAGTCCTACCTCGACTACGCAATGAGCGTAATCGTCGGTCGAGCACTGCCCGATGCGCGCGACGGCTTGAAGCCCGTGCACCGGCGCGTGTTGTTCGCTATGAGCGAGCTGGGTAACGACTGGAACAAGCCGTACAAGAAATCCGCCCGTGTGGTTGGTGACGTGATCGGTAAGTATCACCCGCACGGCGACACGGCCGTGTACGACACCATCGTTCGTATGGCTCAGCCCTTCTCGCTTCGCTACCTGCTGGTAGACGGCCAGGGCAACTTCGGTTCGGTCGACGGCGACAACGCCGCGGCGATGCGATACACCGAAGTGCGCATGACCAAGCTGGCCCACGAACTGCTGGCCGACCTGCATAAAGAAACCGTGGACTGGGTGCCGAACTACGACGGCACGGAAATGATCCCTGCGGTCATGCCGACCCGTATTCCCAACCTGCTGGTCAACGGCTCCAGCGGTATCGCCGTGGGCATGGCGACCAACATTCCGCCGCACAACCTCGGTGAGGTCATCGACGGCTGTCTGGCGCTGATCGACAACCCCGAGTTGACGATCGACGAACTGATGCAGTACATCCCCGGTCCGGACTTCCCGACAGCGGCGATCATCAATGGTCGCGCCGGTATCATCGAAGCCTACCGCACCGGCCGTGGACGCATTTACATGCGTGCCCGCTCCATCGTCGAAGACATCGACAAGGTGGGCGGTCGCCAGCAGATCGTCATTACCGAGCTGCCTTACCAGTTGAACAAGGCGCGTCTGATCGAGAAGATCGCCGAGCTGGTCAAGGAAAAGAAACTCGAAGGCATCACCGAGCTGCGCGACGAGTCCGACAAGGACGGCATGCGCGTGGTCATCGAGCTGCGTCGTGGCGAAGTGCCTGAGGTTGTTCTGAACAACCTTTACGCCCAGACCCAGCTGCAAAGCGTTTTCGGCATCAACATCGTTGCCCTGATCGACGGCCGTCCACGCATCCTGAACCTCAAGGATCTGCTGGAAGCGTTCGTCCGTCACCGTCGCGAGGTGGTCACCCGTCGTACTGTGTTCGAACTGCGCAAGGCGCGTGAGCGTGGTCACATCCTTGAAGGTCAGGCGGTGGCGCTGTCCAACATCGACCCGGTCATCGCGCTGATCAAAGCTTCGCCGACACCTGCCGAAGCCAAGGAAGGGCTGATCAAGACGCCTTGGGAATCGAGCGCGGTGGTCGAGATGGTCGAGCGTGCCGGTGCCGATTCCTGCCGCCCGGAGAACCTCGATCCGCAATACGGTCTGCGTGATGGCAAGTATTTCCTGTCACCGGAACAGGCCCAGGCCATTCTGGAACTGCGTCTGCATCGCCTGACCGGTCTGGAGCACGAAAAGCTGCTGGGCGAATATCAGGAAATCCTGACCCAGATCGGCGAACTGATCCGCATCCTGAACAGCGCCACGCGCCTGATGGAAGTGATCCGCGAAGAGCTCGAACTGATCCGCTCCGAATACGGCGATGCCCGCCGCACCGAGATTCTCGATGCGCGCCTGGACCTGACCCTGGGTGATCTGATCACCGAAGAAGAGCGTGTCGTCACCATTTCCCATGGTGGCTACGCCAAGACCCAGCCACTGGCGGTCTATCAGGCGCAGCGCCGTGGCGGCAAGGGCAAGTCGGCCACCGGCATCAAGGATGAGGATTACATCGCTCACCTGCTGGTTGCCAACAGCCATACCACGCTGCTGATGTTCTCCAGCAAGGGCAAAGTGTACTGGCTCAAGACCTACGAGATTCCGGAAGCGTCCCGTGCGGCCCGTGGTCGCCCGCTGGTCAACCTGCTGCCGCTGAGCGAAGGTGAATACATCACCACCATGCTGCCGGTCGACCTCGAAGCCATGCGCAAGCGTGCCGACGAAGAAGGCGAAGCCCTCGAAGGCGAGCTGGACGATGCTGAAAACAGCAGCGAGACCGAAGAAGAGCGCAAGGCGCGCATCAAGGCTGCTGACAAGAAGAAGGCACCGTTCATCTTCATGTCCACTGCCAACGGTACCGTCAAGAAGACCCCGCTGGTGGCCTTCAGCCGTCAGCGTAGCGTCGGTCTGATCGCGCTGGAGCTGGACGAAGGCGACATCCTGATTTCCGCAGCCATCACCGATGGCGAGCAGGAAATCATGCTGTTCTCCGACGGTGGCAAGGTCACCCGCTTCAAGGAATCCGACGTTCGCGCCATGGGCCGTACCGCTCGCGGTGTGCGCGGTATGCGTCTGCCGGAAGGTCAGAAGCTGATTTCGATGCTGATCCCGGAAGAAGGGAGCCAGATTCTGACCGCGTCCGAGCGCGGATATGGCAAGCGTACGGCGATTTCCGAGTTCCCCGAGTACAAGCGTGGCGGTCAGGGCGTTATCGCCATGGTCAGCAACGAGCGTAACGGCCGTCTGGTCGGTGCAGTTCAGGTGCTCGATGGCGAGGAAATCATGCTGATTTCCGACCAGGGCACGCTGGTTCGTACTCGCGTCGGCGAAGTCTCCAGCCTGGGCCGTAACACCCAGGGTGTGACCCTGATCAAGCTGGCCAGCGACGAGAAACTGGTCGGTCTGGAGCGCGTTCAGGAGCCATCGGAAGTCGAGGGCGAAGAGCTTGAGGGTGAAGAGGCTGTCGACGGTGGGATTGCCGACGTTGCCGACGCGCAAGCGGATGACGCAGGTGAAGATCTGCAGTTGGACGCGGCACCGGACGAAGACGAACCTCAGAACTGA
- the mtnA gene encoding S-methyl-5-thioribose-1-phosphate isomerase, which translates to MRDRLLAAEKVKAIDWRDNTLYLLDQRVLPFEEIWHPYTTAQGVAEAIRTMVVRGAPAIGISAAYGAVLSARARIAEGGDWYAALEEDFLMLTDSRPTAVNLVWALNRMRDRLLRVKEGDDALVALEAEAVAIHLSDREANLTMAQLGADLIRRHQGNLQTVLTHCNTGALATGGFGTALGVIRAAHLEGMIERVYADETRPWLQGSRLTAWELANEGIPVTLNADSAAAHLMRTKGITWVIVGADRITANGDVANKIGTYQLAVAAMHHGVRFMVVAPSSTIDMDMASGDDIFIEERDGRELLEVGGQRVGANVEAFNPVFDVTPADLIDAIVTEKGIVERPDTARMAQLMSRKHLH; encoded by the coding sequence ATGCGCGATCGACTGTTGGCTGCGGAGAAAGTAAAGGCCATCGATTGGCGAGACAACACTCTCTACCTGCTGGATCAGCGGGTACTGCCGTTCGAGGAAATCTGGCACCCCTATACCACTGCGCAAGGCGTTGCCGAGGCCATTCGCACGATGGTGGTACGGGGCGCACCGGCCATTGGCATCAGTGCCGCCTATGGCGCGGTGCTCAGTGCGCGTGCACGGATTGCCGAAGGCGGAGACTGGTACGCAGCACTGGAAGAGGATTTCCTGATGCTGACCGATTCGCGCCCGACCGCGGTCAATCTGGTCTGGGCGTTGAACCGCATGCGTGACCGTCTGCTGCGGGTCAAGGAAGGCGATGACGCGCTGGTCGCGCTGGAAGCCGAAGCCGTGGCAATCCATCTGAGTGACCGTGAAGCCAACCTGACCATGGCGCAGCTGGGTGCCGACCTGATCCGCAGGCATCAGGGCAATCTGCAGACCGTCCTGACCCATTGCAACACCGGTGCGCTCGCCACCGGCGGTTTCGGCACGGCGTTGGGGGTGATTCGCGCAGCGCATCTGGAAGGCATGATCGAACGCGTTTACGCCGATGAAACCCGCCCGTGGCTGCAGGGTTCGCGGCTGACCGCCTGGGAGCTGGCCAATGAAGGCATCCCGGTGACCCTCAACGCCGATTCCGCCGCCGCGCACCTGATGCGCACCAAAGGCATCACCTGGGTGATCGTTGGCGCCGACCGCATCACCGCCAATGGCGATGTGGCGAACAAGATCGGCACCTACCAGCTGGCAGTTGCGGCGATGCACCATGGCGTGCGCTTCATGGTCGTGGCGCCGAGTTCGACCATCGACATGGACATGGCCAGTGGCGATGACATTTTCATCGAGGAGCGCGACGGTCGCGAGTTGCTTGAAGTCGGCGGGCAGAGGGTCGGCGCGAATGTCGAGGCGTTCAATCCGGTGTTCGATGTGACGCCAGCGGACCTGATCGACGCGATCGTGACCGAGAAGGGTATCGTCGAGCGCCCCGACACAGCTCGAATGGCGCAATTGATGAGCCGTAAACATCTGCATTGA